One genomic segment of Culturomica massiliensis includes these proteins:
- a CDS encoding ATP synthase F1, epsilon subunit has translation MILRIISTEKILFDGPVDRVTLPGSCGPFTVLDRHAPLISTLAEGEIVYVVNGVEKRVVVEGGIVEVRDNWVAVCVN, from the coding sequence ATGATATTACGCATTATATCCACGGAAAAGATTCTTTTCGACGGTCCGGTTGACCGGGTAACATTGCCGGGAAGTTGCGGCCCTTTTACTGTGCTGGACCGACATGCTCCTTTGATTTCAACATTGGCGGAAGGTGAAATCGTATATGTTGTGAATGGGGTGGAAAAACGGGTTGTTGTAGAGGGGGGTATTGTGGAGGTGCGGGATAACTGGGTCGCTGTATGTGTAAATTAA
- the atpB gene encoding F0F1 ATP synthase subunit A, producing MKKRIILYLVFFGLLLITPEILRAEESGGQKSFDLESTIFGHLGDEYGWSIKLPHDRQLIIPLPIILYGKDGWHCFSSSRIQDGQEYKGFRIATEGRYAGKIIEMAGGEQYRPWDLSVTKNVLALWITAFVVMLCIFPLVRWYRRNPLTAPRRGVGLMELIIGMVYDEVIAPVLGKDARRFAPYLLTLFFFILFSNVLGLMVVFPGGANVMGNISVALVLAVCTFLVVNLSGTRKYWRETLWPDVPGWLKLPLPIMPVIEIFGVFTKPIALMIRLFANMLAGHLITLVLISLIFVFGAWGAAVTAGSTVIAVLFAVFMNLVDFLICFIQAYVFMMLSTIFISLARPETHEHVKKSVNIES from the coding sequence ATGAAAAAGAGGATAATACTATATCTGGTATTTTTCGGATTGCTGCTGATTACACCGGAAATTCTTCGGGCCGAAGAGTCCGGCGGACAGAAATCTTTTGATTTGGAAAGTACTATTTTCGGGCATTTGGGCGATGAATACGGGTGGAGTATTAAGCTACCTCACGACAGGCAACTGATCATTCCTTTACCGATTATCTTATATGGTAAGGACGGTTGGCATTGTTTCAGTTCGAGCCGTATACAGGACGGTCAGGAATATAAAGGATTCCGGATTGCTACAGAAGGCCGGTATGCCGGAAAAATAATAGAGATGGCAGGCGGAGAACAGTATCGACCCTGGGATTTGTCTGTGACAAAGAATGTACTGGCTTTATGGATTACGGCGTTTGTCGTGATGCTTTGCATTTTTCCCTTGGTTCGTTGGTATAGGAGAAATCCGCTGACAGCACCCCGGCGTGGAGTCGGATTGATGGAATTGATTATCGGAATGGTGTATGATGAGGTTATTGCACCGGTGTTGGGAAAAGATGCCAGGCGTTTTGCTCCTTATTTGCTTACATTGTTCTTTTTTATCCTCTTTTCCAACGTTTTGGGATTAATGGTTGTATTTCCGGGAGGTGCCAATGTGATGGGAAATATTTCGGTCGCTTTGGTATTGGCTGTATGTACCTTTTTGGTTGTCAATCTATCGGGAACGAGGAAATATTGGCGGGAAACGTTGTGGCCGGATGTACCGGGGTGGTTGAAATTGCCTTTGCCGATTATGCCGGTTATCGAGATTTTCGGTGTTTTTACAAAGCCGATCGCTTTGATGATCCGGTTGTTTGCCAATATGCTGGCCGGACATTTGATTACTTTGGTATTGATTTCCCTTATCTTTGTTTTCGGGGCGTGGGGAGCTGCTGTGACGGCCGGTTCTACGGTTATAGCCGTATTGTTTGCCGTATTTATGAATCTGGTTGATTTTTTGATTTGTTTTATACAGGCTTATGTATTTATGATGTTATCGACGATTTTTATCAGTCTTGCGCGTCCTGAAACTCATGAGCATGTAAAGAAAAGTGTAAATATAGAAAGCTGA